One Arthrobacter sp. StoSoilB20 DNA segment encodes these proteins:
- a CDS encoding uroporphyrinogen-III synthase, with protein MPHPEQPDPQGLNGRRILITRSADRARDLASLLHSRGAAPLVLPLIDFERAKDQRALDSVLDRLAAGDFDWLVISSITSAKVLLEKAAQRGTTPAGLVPATTRVATIGPTSVRMLESIGLTVHLAPAGQQSADGLVELWEPGPSRVLLPQADIAAPGLREGLASKGADVTAAVAYHTVDYPARAELRLEAELPDVVGGSGKALPPTLNPEEARDALQAGAVDAVVAASPSAARRIAETLLPLGRCRLVAIGRPTAAEATRLGLTVAATAKEPTPDGIVAALESVFANEGNPQ; from the coding sequence TTGCCGCATCCTGAACAGCCTGATCCCCAAGGGTTGAACGGTCGGCGCATCCTGATTACCAGGAGCGCCGACCGGGCCAGGGACCTGGCCTCACTCCTGCACAGCCGCGGCGCCGCCCCCTTGGTTTTGCCACTGATCGATTTCGAGCGTGCCAAGGACCAGCGGGCCCTGGACTCCGTTCTTGACCGCCTGGCCGCGGGTGACTTCGACTGGCTGGTGATCAGCAGCATCACCAGCGCCAAAGTCCTCCTCGAAAAAGCTGCCCAGAGGGGAACGACGCCGGCAGGCCTGGTCCCTGCCACTACCAGGGTGGCCACCATTGGGCCCACCTCGGTCCGCATGCTCGAATCCATCGGCCTCACGGTTCATCTTGCGCCTGCCGGGCAGCAGTCCGCCGATGGTCTGGTGGAACTGTGGGAACCGGGGCCGTCCCGGGTGCTCCTGCCCCAAGCCGACATCGCAGCACCTGGGCTGCGCGAAGGCCTGGCCTCCAAAGGCGCGGACGTCACCGCGGCCGTCGCCTACCACACAGTGGACTACCCGGCCCGGGCGGAACTCCGCCTCGAAGCGGAACTGCCGGACGTCGTCGGGGGTTCCGGTAAGGCTCTGCCGCCGACGCTCAACCCGGAAGAGGCCCGGGATGCCCTCCAAGCCGGGGCTGTGGACGCAGTGGTGGCGGCCTCACCCAGCGCCGCGCGGCGCATTGCTGAGACCTTGCTGCCGCTGGGCAGATGCCGGCTGGTAGCCATAGGGCGTCCGACGGCGGCTGAAGCCACCCGCCTGGGCCTCACCGTAGCTGCCACCGCCAAAGAACCAACTCCGGACGGCATCGTGGCCGCCTTGGAATCTGTTTTCGCCAACGAAGGGAACCCACAATGA
- the hemL gene encoding glutamate-1-semialdehyde 2,1-aminomutase, with product MTSNTPVSDQLFDRARSLMPGGVNSPVRAFGSVGGNPKFMVSAKGAYLTDADGKEYVDLVCSWGPALLGHAHPAVLEAVHAAVDRGLSFGASTPDEANLAEIVKERVSAVERLRMVSTGTEATMTAVRLARGFTGRNLIIKFAGCYHGHLDGLLAAAGSGVATLALPGSAGVTAATAAETLVLPYNDLAAVEAAFATHGNNIAAVITEAAPANMGVVTPGEGFNAGLSRITKEHGALLIVDEVLTGFRTGYSGYWGLTGRQEGWAPDLLTFGKVIGGGMPTAALGGRADVMDYLAPVGPVYQAGTLSGNPVAMAAGVATLSNATPEVYAYVDARSLELSAALSSALDAAGVDHSIQRAGNLFSVAFGTSAHGVHNYDDAQAQESFRYAPFFHSMLDSGVYLPPSVFEAWFLSAAHDDAAMNRIFEALPAAAQAAAGATA from the coding sequence ATGACTTCCAATACCCCTGTCTCCGATCAGCTGTTCGACCGTGCCCGGTCCCTGATGCCCGGTGGCGTGAACTCCCCGGTTCGTGCCTTCGGATCCGTAGGCGGTAACCCGAAGTTCATGGTTTCCGCCAAGGGCGCCTACCTCACCGATGCCGATGGCAAGGAGTACGTGGACCTGGTCTGTTCCTGGGGACCTGCCCTGCTGGGCCATGCGCACCCGGCCGTGCTCGAGGCCGTTCATGCAGCTGTGGACAGGGGACTGTCGTTCGGTGCTTCGACACCGGATGAGGCCAACCTGGCCGAGATCGTCAAGGAACGGGTGTCCGCCGTCGAGCGTCTCCGCATGGTCTCAACCGGCACTGAAGCCACCATGACCGCCGTACGCCTGGCACGGGGCTTCACCGGCCGGAACCTCATCATCAAGTTCGCCGGCTGCTACCACGGCCACCTGGACGGACTGCTGGCAGCGGCAGGTTCCGGCGTTGCAACCCTGGCACTCCCAGGTTCGGCGGGTGTCACCGCGGCGACGGCGGCCGAAACCCTGGTTCTGCCCTACAACGACCTCGCTGCCGTAGAGGCTGCCTTCGCCACCCACGGCAACAACATTGCCGCCGTCATTACTGAAGCCGCTCCTGCCAACATGGGCGTCGTCACCCCGGGAGAGGGCTTCAACGCAGGGCTGTCCCGCATTACCAAGGAACACGGTGCACTCCTGATCGTGGACGAAGTCCTCACCGGTTTCCGTACGGGCTACTCGGGCTACTGGGGCCTCACCGGACGCCAGGAAGGGTGGGCGCCGGACCTGCTCACCTTCGGCAAGGTCATCGGCGGCGGAATGCCGACGGCGGCCCTGGGCGGCCGCGCCGACGTCATGGACTACCTCGCGCCGGTTGGCCCGGTGTACCAGGCGGGCACACTGTCCGGTAACCCGGTAGCCATGGCCGCCGGTGTGGCAACGCTCAGCAACGCGACGCCCGAGGTCTACGCCTACGTCGATGCCCGCTCGCTTGAACTCTCCGCGGCACTTTCCTCAGCCCTGGATGCTGCCGGCGTTGACCACTCCATCCAACGGGCAGGAAACCTCTTCTCGGTTGCTTTTGGCACCTCGGCCCACGGCGTGCACAACTATGACGACGCCCAGGCCCAGGAGAGCTTCCGCTACGCGCCGTTCTTCCACTCCATGCTGGATTCGGGCGTTTACCTCCCGCCTTCGGTCTTCGAGGCCTGGTTCCTGTCTGCCGCCCACGACGACGCTGCGATGAACCGTATTTTCGAAGCCCTCCCGGCGGCCGCCCAGGCTGCTGCCGGCGCCACTGCCTGA
- the hemB gene encoding porphobilinogen synthase, whose amino-acid sequence MSFPNHRPRRLRTTPAMRRLTAENRLAPADLILPAFIREGLTEPSPISSMPGVVQHTTDSLKRAAAQAVELGVGGIMLFGIPAVRDAQGTASLDPEGVLNKAIRDVKAEVGDDLVIMGDVCLDEFTDHGHCGVLDAAGYVDNDATLEIYGQMAVAQADAGAHVLGPSGMMDGQIAVIRQALEEAGHKNTVVLAYAAKYASAFYGPFREAVDSQLKGDRRTYQMDAANRREAVLEVELDLEEGADMVMVKPAMSYLDILADVAAMSPVPVSAYQISGEYAMIEAAAANGWIDRRGAITESVLGIKRAGADTVLTYWASELAGWLKES is encoded by the coding sequence ATGAGCTTTCCGAACCATCGTCCCCGCCGTCTGCGCACAACTCCTGCCATGCGCAGGCTTACCGCGGAGAACCGGCTGGCACCGGCTGACCTGATCCTCCCGGCATTCATCCGGGAAGGCCTCACGGAACCGAGCCCCATCAGCTCAATGCCGGGGGTAGTCCAGCACACCACCGACTCCCTGAAACGTGCTGCGGCCCAAGCGGTGGAGCTCGGCGTGGGCGGCATCATGCTGTTCGGCATCCCAGCGGTACGCGACGCCCAGGGCACGGCTTCCCTTGACCCGGAAGGCGTCCTGAACAAGGCCATCCGCGATGTCAAGGCCGAGGTGGGCGATGACCTGGTCATCATGGGTGACGTTTGCCTGGATGAGTTCACCGATCACGGCCACTGTGGTGTCCTCGACGCCGCTGGCTACGTGGACAACGATGCCACGCTGGAAATCTACGGACAGATGGCAGTAGCCCAGGCCGATGCCGGGGCGCATGTGCTGGGCCCGTCGGGCATGATGGATGGCCAGATCGCCGTGATCCGCCAGGCTTTGGAAGAAGCCGGCCACAAGAACACCGTGGTCCTCGCCTATGCCGCCAAGTACGCTTCGGCCTTCTATGGACCGTTCCGTGAGGCAGTCGATTCCCAGCTCAAGGGCGATCGCAGGACTTACCAGATGGACGCCGCCAACCGTCGGGAAGCCGTCCTGGAAGTTGAACTTGACCTTGAAGAAGGTGCCGACATGGTGATGGTCAAACCTGCCATGAGCTACCTGGACATTCTGGCCGACGTGGCCGCGATGAGCCCGGTGCCGGTCTCGGCCTACCAAATCTCCGGCGAGTACGCCATGATCGAAGCGGCTGCGGCCAACGGCTGGATCGACAGGCGCGGTGCCATCACCGAATCCGTCCTGGGGATCAAGCGCGCCGGAGCCGATACCGTGCTGACCTACTGGGCCTCCGAACTCGCAGGCTGGCTGAAGGAGTCCTGA
- a CDS encoding ferrochelatase: MNQPVISTAPNAVTERGRQEPKRYDAVLLASFGGPEGQDDVIPFLRNVTRGRGIPDERLEEVSHHYRAFGGISPINQQNRELKAAIEAELARRGIELPVLWGNRNWDPYIAPVLQDAYDAGHRRLLMLTTSIYSCYSSCRQYREDIGVALTETGLDGKLQVDKIRQYFDHPGVVQPFLEGTAAGLEEIRGKLAAAGEDDPDTKIRVLFATHSIPTRDAEAAGRSEDEPREFAEGSAYAAQHLANAQAIMDAVAPNVAWDLVYQSRSGAPHIPWLEPDINDHLEEIAPAGVRGVVIVPLGFVSDHMEVAWDLDTEALETCKNLDIEATRVPTPGTHAAFVSGLVDLICERTVENNIAERPHVTDLGPWYDVCRPNCCENFRGAKPVISEVGTTVGLGHDAYPAAEAAK, translated from the coding sequence ATGAACCAGCCCGTTATCTCCACAGCACCAAACGCTGTCACCGAGCGTGGGCGCCAGGAGCCCAAGCGATACGACGCCGTACTGCTGGCGTCCTTCGGTGGTCCCGAAGGCCAGGATGACGTCATTCCGTTCCTGCGCAACGTCACCCGTGGCCGGGGCATCCCGGATGAGCGGCTCGAAGAGGTCTCGCACCACTACCGCGCCTTCGGTGGCATCAGCCCCATCAACCAGCAAAACCGCGAACTGAAGGCTGCCATCGAAGCCGAGCTGGCCCGCCGCGGTATTGAACTGCCGGTCCTCTGGGGAAACCGTAACTGGGATCCGTACATCGCCCCGGTCCTCCAGGACGCCTACGACGCCGGACACCGCCGGCTCCTGATGCTCACCACCAGCATCTACTCCTGTTACTCCAGCTGCCGCCAGTACCGCGAAGACATCGGCGTTGCCCTGACGGAAACCGGGCTGGACGGCAAGCTGCAGGTGGACAAGATCCGCCAATACTTCGACCACCCCGGCGTAGTCCAGCCCTTCCTGGAAGGTACCGCAGCGGGCTTGGAAGAGATCCGTGGCAAACTCGCTGCGGCCGGCGAGGATGACCCGGATACGAAAATCCGCGTCCTGTTCGCAACCCACTCCATCCCCACGCGGGACGCCGAGGCGGCAGGCCGGTCCGAGGACGAGCCGCGCGAATTTGCCGAAGGTTCGGCTTATGCTGCCCAGCACTTGGCCAATGCCCAGGCCATCATGGATGCTGTGGCTCCCAACGTTGCCTGGGACCTGGTGTACCAGTCCCGTTCCGGTGCCCCGCACATCCCCTGGCTCGAACCGGACATCAATGACCACCTCGAGGAAATCGCCCCTGCAGGTGTCCGCGGTGTTGTCATCGTTCCGCTGGGCTTCGTCAGTGATCACATGGAAGTTGCCTGGGACCTTGACACCGAAGCGCTGGAAACCTGCAAGAACCTGGACATCGAAGCCACGCGCGTTCCCACTCCGGGAACCCATGCCGCCTTCGTGTCCGGCCTGGTTGACCTGATCTGCGAACGCACGGTGGAAAACAACATCGCCGAGCGTCCCCACGTGACGGACCTCGGACCCTGGTACGACGTCTGCCGCCCCAACTGCTGCGAGAACTTCCGCGGCGCGAAGCCGGTTATTTCAGAAGTCGGAACCACTGTGGGTCTTGGCCATGACGCCTATCCTGCAGCGGAGGCCGCCAAGTGA
- the hemC gene encoding hydroxymethylbilane synthase, with protein sequence MTVRIGTRASKLALTQTQQTADKLAAVGGFPVELVHIKTEGDVKTGSLSQMGGTGVFVAALRDALLAETCDVAVHSLKDLPTGAALGLSIAATPKRVDVRDVLCAREGMTLSELPGGAKVGTGSPRRAAQLRAARPDIEVLDIRGNVDTRLGRVPGLPGNLTEEVVPGKSCDLDAVVLAAAGLERMGRLDTVSEFFDTTVMLPAPGQGALAIECRTDDAPRQDGSADGSSGVLAQALAALDDDDTRLAVTAERAVLARLEAGCAAPVGAYAFRKGSMLHLEAVVCAVDGTKTVREKKATDGLTEVGATLLGIEVAELLLAAGAAEIADLAAS encoded by the coding sequence GTGACCGTACGCATCGGCACCAGGGCCAGCAAGCTGGCTTTGACGCAGACGCAGCAAACGGCAGACAAGCTGGCCGCTGTTGGCGGGTTCCCGGTGGAACTGGTCCACATCAAGACCGAGGGCGACGTCAAGACAGGTTCCCTGTCCCAGATGGGCGGAACGGGCGTGTTTGTTGCGGCCTTGCGTGACGCCTTGCTGGCCGAGACGTGCGATGTCGCCGTCCACTCCCTCAAGGACCTGCCCACGGGGGCAGCCCTGGGACTGAGTATCGCCGCAACACCTAAACGGGTGGATGTCCGCGATGTTCTGTGTGCACGCGAGGGGATGACACTCTCCGAGTTGCCCGGCGGGGCCAAGGTGGGCACGGGTTCACCGCGCCGTGCGGCCCAGCTCCGGGCAGCGCGGCCGGATATCGAAGTCCTGGACATCCGCGGCAACGTCGATACCCGCCTCGGCAGGGTTCCCGGCTTGCCGGGAAACCTCACGGAGGAAGTAGTGCCGGGCAAGTCCTGTGACCTTGATGCCGTGGTGTTGGCAGCTGCAGGTTTGGAACGCATGGGCCGGCTGGACACGGTCAGCGAGTTCTTCGACACCACCGTGATGCTCCCCGCGCCCGGTCAGGGTGCGCTGGCCATTGAATGCCGCACCGATGACGCTCCGCGCCAGGACGGGTCCGCTGACGGCTCGAGCGGAGTCCTGGCCCAGGCGCTTGCCGCGTTGGACGACGACGACACCCGTTTGGCCGTTACCGCCGAGCGTGCCGTGCTTGCCAGGCTCGAAGCGGGGTGCGCTGCTCCTGTAGGTGCTTACGCTTTCCGCAAGGGCAGCATGCTGCACCTTGAAGCAGTGGTCTGCGCGGTGGACGGTACCAAGACCGTGCGGGAGAAGAAAGCCACCGATGGGCTCACGGAAGTGGGCGCCACGTTGCTCGGCATCGAAGTGGCTGAGCTTTTGCTCGCTGCCGGTGCCGCGGAGATCGCGGACCTTGCCGCATCCTGA
- the hemG gene encoding protoporphyrinogen oxidase, with amino-acid sequence MASDAPAALVVGGGISGLIAARELAMSGFAVTVLEAGPAWGGCVGSHVVAGLSLDSGAESFATRSPAVAGLARELGLADMIVAPHPGGAWVQLPDGPQELPKTGVLGIPANPLDPEVRRSLGLAGAVRAALDRWLPASVGTSSEVTSVSALVRKRMGKRVLERLVSPVVGGVHSADPGLLDVDMVAPGLRAGIRKHGSLAAAVSAQRKAAAGSVSGPAKAGSAVAGLKGGMNTLVAALVEDLRVRGVALLAGRRADAVAKTQDGWQVTAGGSTYDAGRLVVALDGPSAVGLLEPSMPELSALRPAPGPLVSLVTMVVDLPELDGRPRGTGILVAPQTPGIKAKALTHATAKWDWLAGEAGPGTHVLRLSYGRREEAGGGADIVMDDESLLAAALEDASALLTVPVVRADIVDWDVVRWAGALPFAAVGHKQRVGQVRAICAAVDGLTVVGGWLAGNGLAAVVADTRSQVAAATSRESTGM; translated from the coding sequence ATGGCATCGGACGCACCGGCAGCCCTTGTGGTGGGCGGTGGCATTTCGGGACTGATCGCGGCCCGGGAGCTTGCCATGTCGGGCTTTGCCGTCACCGTCCTTGAGGCCGGCCCCGCCTGGGGTGGCTGCGTGGGAAGCCATGTTGTGGCCGGGCTGAGCCTGGACAGTGGCGCGGAATCCTTCGCCACCCGTTCCCCGGCTGTTGCAGGCCTGGCCCGCGAGCTTGGCCTGGCGGACATGATCGTGGCCCCGCACCCTGGAGGTGCGTGGGTCCAACTGCCCGATGGGCCGCAGGAACTTCCCAAGACCGGAGTCCTGGGCATTCCGGCCAATCCCTTGGATCCGGAAGTCCGCCGCTCCCTGGGCCTGGCAGGAGCGGTGCGGGCTGCGCTTGACCGTTGGCTCCCTGCCTCTGTTGGCACCTCCTCGGAGGTCACCAGTGTTTCTGCTCTGGTTCGGAAACGCATGGGCAAAAGGGTTCTTGAGCGGTTGGTATCCCCGGTGGTTGGAGGTGTCCACTCGGCCGATCCCGGTCTCCTGGACGTCGACATGGTTGCACCCGGCCTGAGGGCAGGGATCCGGAAGCATGGCTCGCTGGCTGCCGCCGTTTCGGCGCAGCGCAAGGCCGCTGCCGGATCCGTTTCCGGCCCTGCCAAGGCGGGGTCCGCCGTCGCGGGCTTGAAGGGCGGCATGAACACCCTGGTGGCTGCACTCGTGGAAGACCTGCGCGTGCGCGGCGTCGCATTGTTGGCCGGTCGGCGCGCTGACGCTGTGGCGAAGACCCAGGATGGATGGCAGGTAACGGCCGGCGGTTCCACTTACGACGCCGGCCGGCTGGTGGTGGCGCTCGACGGCCCTTCTGCCGTTGGGCTTCTGGAGCCGTCCATGCCGGAGCTGTCCGCGTTGCGGCCTGCCCCCGGACCTTTGGTGAGCCTGGTGACGATGGTGGTGGACCTGCCTGAGCTTGATGGCAGGCCGCGCGGTACGGGCATCCTGGTGGCGCCGCAGACTCCCGGCATTAAAGCGAAGGCGCTGACCCATGCAACAGCCAAATGGGACTGGTTGGCCGGCGAGGCCGGTCCGGGGACCCACGTGCTGCGGCTCTCCTATGGCCGGCGTGAAGAAGCCGGTGGGGGAGCAGACATCGTCATGGATGACGAATCGCTCCTGGCTGCGGCCTTGGAGGACGCCTCTGCCCTCTTGACGGTGCCCGTTGTACGTGCCGACATTGTGGACTGGGACGTGGTGCGATGGGCTGGTGCTTTGCCGTTCGCCGCCGTCGGTCATAAACAGCGCGTCGGGCAGGTGCGCGCGATCTGCGCTGCTGTGGATGGATTGACGGTAGTTGGGGGCTGGTTGGCGGGCAATGGCCTGGCAGCGGTGGTGGCCGATACGAGGTCCCAAGTGGCTGCTGCAACCTCCCGCGAGTCCACTGGTATGTGA
- the hemE gene encoding uroporphyrinogen decarboxylase, whose amino-acid sequence MTSSSAASQSTASNAPAGTLGANHPLKDGRTSDSPLITAYRGGTPTRRPVWFMRQAGRSLPEYMKVREGVAMLDSCLRPELASEITLQPVRRHDVDAAIFFSDIVIPLKLAGVGVDIVPGVGPVLDKPVRTAADVAALPTLTWEALEPIREAVRLTVAELGKTPLIGFAGAPFTLAAYMVEGRPSRDHLGPRTMMHADPETWAALANWAADTSGMFLQAQLEAGASAAQLFDSWAGSLGLADYRKYVAPASARALDHVRGLGAPLIHFGTGTSELLVAMRDVGVDVVGVDYRLPLDEANRRLGGTVPLQGNIDPALLSAPWEVLEAHVREVIAAGAHAPGHVLNLGHGVPPETDPTVLTRVVELIHSIPSE is encoded by the coding sequence ATGACTTCTAGCTCGGCAGCATCCCAGAGTACGGCCTCCAACGCCCCGGCGGGAACCCTCGGCGCCAACCACCCGCTGAAGGACGGCCGCACCTCGGATTCTCCGTTGATCACGGCCTACCGTGGCGGCACACCGACCCGCAGGCCCGTATGGTTCATGCGCCAGGCGGGCCGCTCACTTCCGGAGTACATGAAGGTGCGCGAGGGCGTGGCCATGCTCGACTCCTGCCTGCGCCCGGAGCTTGCATCCGAAATCACCCTCCAACCGGTTCGCCGCCACGACGTGGATGCGGCCATCTTCTTCTCCGACATTGTGATTCCGCTGAAGCTGGCCGGTGTCGGCGTGGACATTGTCCCCGGCGTCGGGCCGGTCCTGGATAAGCCGGTACGCACGGCCGCCGACGTCGCAGCCCTGCCCACGCTGACGTGGGAGGCGCTCGAACCCATCCGTGAGGCCGTCCGGCTTACTGTCGCCGAACTCGGCAAGACACCACTGATCGGCTTCGCCGGTGCCCCCTTCACCCTTGCCGCCTACATGGTGGAAGGCAGGCCGTCCCGGGACCACCTTGGCCCCCGGACCATGATGCACGCCGATCCTGAAACCTGGGCGGCGCTGGCCAATTGGGCCGCCGACACCTCAGGGATGTTCCTGCAAGCCCAGCTCGAAGCCGGCGCTTCGGCTGCGCAGCTCTTTGACTCGTGGGCCGGTTCCCTGGGCCTTGCCGACTACCGGAAGTACGTGGCTCCGGCCTCGGCGCGGGCACTGGACCACGTCCGCGGCCTGGGTGCTCCCTTGATCCATTTCGGTACCGGCACCTCCGAGCTCCTGGTCGCCATGCGCGATGTCGGTGTTGACGTGGTGGGAGTCGATTACCGGCTGCCCCTGGATGAGGCCAACCGCCGGCTCGGCGGCACCGTGCCGCTGCAAGGCAACATCGATCCCGCACTTCTCTCCGCTCCGTGGGAGGTTCTTGAAGCCCACGTCCGCGAGGTCATTGCGGCCGGGGCCCATGCGCCGGGCCATGTGCTGAACCTGGGCCACGGCGTGCCTCCGGAAACGGACCCCACCGTCCTGACCCGCGTGGTGGAACTCATCCACTCCATTCCTTCGGAGTAA
- a CDS encoding LLM class flavin-dependent oxidoreductase: MTSVPSDPDVSLDPAVSPDPVAPVTANEILLGLNTFGDAGVDADGNPKEHARVLRELLEEAKLADAVGIHAFGVGEHHRRDFAVSAPEVFLAAAAAVTSRIRLGSAVTVLSSDDPIRVFQRFSTVDALSNGRAEVMLGRGSFVESFPLFGLDLADYEVLFEEKLELFDKVRAQKPVHWEGRTRPNVNGLQVYPKLQHHLLPTWIGVGGTPESVLRCAEYGYPIIFAIIGGEPRRFAPLVNLYREAMAKYGHPMRQIATHSPGYIADTDEGAREELFPHWLDQRNRIGAERGWGPGNRGEFEAMCGPEGALYVGSPETVAQKIVLLKRNLGVDRFDLKYSNGTLPHQSMMRCIELYGTEVAPRVAELLASA, from the coding sequence ATGACATCCGTTCCCTCTGACCCTGATGTGTCTTTGGACCCCGCTGTTTCCCCGGATCCAGTGGCGCCTGTAACGGCCAACGAAATTCTCCTGGGCTTGAATACTTTCGGCGACGCCGGTGTCGACGCCGATGGGAATCCCAAGGAACACGCCCGGGTCCTGCGTGAACTGCTCGAAGAAGCAAAGCTGGCGGACGCCGTCGGGATCCATGCCTTCGGGGTAGGGGAGCACCATCGCCGGGACTTCGCAGTGTCAGCGCCGGAGGTCTTCCTTGCCGCTGCTGCGGCTGTGACCTCCCGCATTCGGCTGGGCTCGGCTGTCACCGTGCTGAGCTCGGATGATCCGATTCGTGTATTCCAGCGTTTCTCCACCGTTGATGCGCTGTCCAACGGCAGGGCCGAGGTAATGCTCGGCAGGGGCTCGTTTGTTGAATCCTTCCCGCTGTTCGGCCTTGACCTGGCCGACTACGAAGTTCTCTTCGAGGAAAAGCTGGAGCTTTTCGACAAGGTACGTGCTCAGAAGCCGGTTCATTGGGAAGGCCGCACCCGTCCCAACGTCAATGGGCTGCAGGTGTACCCCAAATTGCAGCATCACCTGCTGCCCACCTGGATTGGTGTGGGCGGAACACCGGAGTCCGTCCTCCGTTGCGCGGAATATGGCTATCCGATCATTTTCGCCATCATCGGGGGAGAACCCCGCCGCTTTGCCCCCTTGGTGAACCTTTACCGTGAAGCGATGGCAAAGTACGGCCACCCCATGCGGCAGATCGCAACGCATTCGCCCGGTTATATTGCCGATACCGACGAAGGTGCCCGGGAAGAGCTTTTCCCGCACTGGCTCGACCAGCGGAACAGGATCGGTGCCGAACGCGGCTGGGGTCCGGGCAACCGGGGCGAATTCGAGGCCATGTGCGGCCCCGAGGGCGCGCTGTACGTCGGATCGCCGGAGACCGTGGCGCAAAAGATCGTCCTGCTCAAACGGAATCTGGGCGTGGACCGCTTCGACCTCAAATACAGCAACGGGACGTTGCCCCACCAGTCCATGATGCGCTGCATCGAGCTTTACGGTACCGAGGTGGCCCCGAGGGTCGCCGAGCTGCTGGCCTCCGCCTAG
- the hemQ gene encoding hydrogen peroxide-dependent heme synthase: MSHTSAESVTKTAETEEQFYTLWTVFKRSADVLRSGDAAQEFEALAEKLAEGDVILRGSYDVSAMRSDADIMVWLHGPKPEDLQSAVRSIRRSKLFAGTEIVWSAMGVHREAEFSKSHVPAYARGVEPSTWLCVYPFVRSYEWYLLPTDERGKMLRDHGLLGREFPQVISNTVSSFALGDWEWILGLEAPELVDLVDLMRHLRATEARHHVREEVPFYTGRRVTAAEIAEVLA, from the coding sequence ATGAGCCACACTTCTGCCGAATCTGTCACTAAAACTGCTGAAACCGAAGAACAGTTCTACACGCTGTGGACGGTCTTCAAGCGCTCGGCCGACGTCCTGCGCAGCGGCGATGCTGCCCAGGAATTCGAAGCCCTTGCGGAGAAGCTCGCGGAGGGCGACGTGATCCTGCGCGGCAGCTACGACGTCTCGGCGATGCGCTCCGACGCCGACATCATGGTGTGGCTCCATGGCCCCAAGCCCGAGGACCTGCAGTCCGCCGTCCGCTCCATCCGGCGCAGCAAGCTCTTCGCCGGAACGGAGATCGTCTGGTCCGCCATGGGCGTGCACCGCGAAGCTGAGTTCTCCAAGAGCCACGTACCCGCCTACGCCCGTGGCGTCGAGCCGAGCACCTGGCTCTGCGTCTACCCGTTTGTCCGTTCGTACGAGTGGTACCTGCTCCCGACGGACGAGCGCGGCAAGATGCTCCGCGACCATGGCCTGCTGGGACGCGAATTCCCGCAGGTCATCTCCAACACCGTTTCCTCCTTCGCGCTCGGTGACTGGGAATGGATCCTTGGCCTCGAGGCACCGGAGCTGGTGGACCTGGTGGATTTGATGCGCCACCTGCGGGCCACCGAGGCACGCCACCACGTTCGCGAAGAAGTCCCCTTCTACACCGGCCGCCGCGTGACGGCTGCCGAGATTGCCGAGGTGCTCGCATGA